From Bacillus sp. Bos-x628, the proteins below share one genomic window:
- a CDS encoding rhamnogalacturonan acetylesterase, with protein sequence MTTIYLAGDSTVASYPDRPVQGGWGEFLHRYTAKDVKVVNRAIGGRSSKTFIEEGRLDHILAEIQPGDWLFTQMGHNDASTSKPDRHTEPFTTYKSYLSQYVHGARAKGATPLLLTPVGRFHEKDGEYINVFPDYCAAMKELADEEEVLLVDLMTASLRFYQISGLEKTTSYFMLSTGIDDRTHFTKEGADAIARLVSLELKDLGLSIV encoded by the coding sequence ATGACAACCATCTATTTAGCTGGTGATTCAACCGTTGCGTCTTACCCAGATCGTCCTGTTCAAGGAGGTTGGGGAGAGTTTTTACATCGTTATACGGCAAAAGACGTAAAAGTCGTGAATCGGGCGATCGGTGGAAGAAGCTCAAAGACATTCATTGAAGAAGGGCGTCTTGATCACATATTGGCAGAGATTCAGCCGGGGGATTGGCTTTTTACTCAAATGGGACATAATGATGCATCAACGTCGAAGCCTGATCGGCATACGGAACCTTTTACGACCTACAAAAGCTATTTGTCACAATATGTTCATGGAGCTAGAGCAAAGGGGGCAACACCACTTTTGTTAACCCCTGTTGGACGATTTCATGAAAAAGACGGAGAATATATTAATGTTTTTCCTGATTATTGTGCCGCCATGAAAGAGTTAGCCGATGAGGAAGAAGTTCTTCTTGTTGATTTAATGACCGCCAGCCTTCGATTTTATCAGATATCAGGTCTAGAGAAGACAACTTCTTACTTTATGCTGTCAACGGGTATTGATGACCGCACTCATTTTACAAAAGAAGGTGCAGATGCGATTGCAAGACTTGTCTCTCTTGAATTAAAGGATCTTGGTTTAAGCATTGTGTGA
- a CDS encoding DUF6884 domain-containing protein — translation MKRVCIIPCGAKKIWDVKPDAGSQPAHLVYLSPLHQRTKCYAQTFFSEWLILSAKHGFLHAHDIVSDHYDVAFGTPHPEQITEEELYRQFYEKKLFAYDELVILGGKKYRKVIDPLLQSHQKANYPLTPYRGIGYMLQALKAAVETKTELTPHI, via the coding sequence GTGAAGCGAGTTTGTATCATTCCCTGTGGTGCAAAAAAAATATGGGATGTTAAGCCAGATGCGGGAAGCCAGCCGGCACACCTTGTCTATTTAAGCCCCCTTCATCAACGAACGAAGTGCTATGCCCAAACCTTTTTTTCCGAATGGCTGATTTTATCAGCGAAGCACGGTTTTTTACATGCACATGACATTGTATCTGATCATTATGATGTTGCGTTCGGAACACCGCATCCTGAACAGATCACAGAAGAAGAACTCTATCGTCAATTCTATGAAAAAAAGCTATTCGCATATGATGAGCTTGTGATATTAGGGGGAAAGAAATATCGAAAAGTCATTGACCCATTATTGCAGTCTCATCAAAAGGCAAATTATCCGCTAACTCCTTATCGAGGGATTGGCTATATGTTACAGGCATTAAAGGCGGCAGTCGAGACAAAAACAGAACTTACGCCGCATATATAA
- a CDS encoding VanZ family protein, translating into MTVSAVISISYFILLVPLYIYMRYRQAIKQNRFIYLQTEMVLACLFFYTNFLLYLTVFPNRFSAPRDQVSVNLMPFHSIYQNVHAYHQGYPNLVFLNLAGNILLFVPLGFLLYWRYRKMCWQKAILAGFILSTMIEVLQWIFSQFDIITRSSDIDDMILNTIGTAIGCFIYHMYQRRKEKIR; encoded by the coding sequence ATGACAGTCAGCGCAGTAATTTCGATTAGTTACTTTATTCTGCTCGTTCCGCTATATATTTATATGAGATACAGACAGGCAATAAAGCAAAACCGCTTTATCTATTTGCAAACGGAAATGGTTCTTGCCTGTCTGTTTTTTTATACAAATTTCCTTTTATATTTAACGGTCTTTCCGAATCGTTTTTCCGCCCCTAGGGATCAAGTCAGTGTCAATCTCATGCCTTTTCACTCAATCTATCAAAACGTTCACGCCTATCACCAAGGCTACCCAAATCTTGTATTTTTAAATCTTGCTGGAAACATTCTTTTATTTGTTCCGCTCGGTTTTTTACTTTATTGGAGATATAGAAAAATGTGCTGGCAGAAAGCGATTTTAGCAGGTTTTATCCTATCAACGATGATTGAAGTACTGCAATGGATTTTCTCCCAATTTGATATCATTACTAGAAGTAGCGATATAGATGATATGATATTAAATACGATAGGAACAGCGATTGGCTGTTTTATATATCACATGTACCAACGAAGGAAGGAGAAGATTAGGTGA
- a CDS encoding TetR family transcriptional regulator, producing the protein MSKREKIMLAAIDAFKEKGIEKTTISDIVKKAGVAQGTYYLYFPSKLSVMPAIAEHLISQMVPAIEQELTQHADVLDQADALVEFIFSFTRQYRDVLALTYSGLAATEHLKEWEDIYEPLYKWVAAFLEKAKQERRIRSNLNCQYAAKFIIGLLESSAEQMYLFTETDTEEVLIQKREVKQFLLYALGIETP; encoded by the coding sequence ATGTCGAAACGAGAAAAGATTATGCTCGCTGCCATTGATGCGTTTAAGGAAAAGGGGATTGAAAAGACGACCATTTCAGACATTGTGAAAAAAGCAGGTGTCGCACAAGGAACGTATTATTTATATTTTCCCTCGAAGCTTTCTGTGATGCCTGCCATTGCAGAGCATCTTATTTCACAGATGGTTCCTGCGATTGAACAGGAATTAACCCAGCATGCTGATGTACTTGATCAGGCAGATGCTCTTGTTGAATTTATTTTCTCCTTTACGAGACAATACCGTGATGTGCTTGCCCTCACCTACTCTGGTTTAGCCGCAACCGAGCATTTAAAGGAATGGGAAGATATTTACGAACCGCTCTACAAATGGGTTGCCGCCTTTTTAGAAAAAGCCAAGCAAGAACGGCGCATTAGATCAAATTTGAACTGTCAATATGCGGCAAAATTTATTATTGGCTTACTAGAGTCCTCTGCGGAACAAATGTATTTGTTTACCGAAACAGATACAGAGGAGGTGCTCATTCAAAAACGGGAAGTCAAGCAATTTCTCCTTTACGCACTCGGCATAGAGACACCTTAA
- a CDS encoding SMR family transporter translates to MKKSWIYVALTCLFELLWVFGLNKADAVWEWAIIICLIPIDFYFLMKACEKLPTGTVYAVFAGVGTIGTSIMDYTLFGGSFSLEKLLFMGILIIGIIGLKVSDGETHQQKGEAI, encoded by the coding sequence ATGAAGAAAAGCTGGATATATGTCGCACTCACTTGTTTATTTGAATTACTTTGGGTGTTCGGCTTAAATAAAGCAGATGCAGTTTGGGAATGGGCGATCATTATCTGCCTCATCCCTATCGATTTTTACTTTTTAATGAAAGCCTGCGAGAAGTTACCGACAGGAACGGTCTATGCCGTGTTTGCCGGAGTTGGAACCATCGGTACGTCCATCATGGATTATACGCTGTTCGGCGGATCATTCTCATTAGAAAAATTGCTGTTTATGGGCATTTTAATCATTGGTATTATTGGTTTAAAAGTGTCAGATGGAGAAACGCATCAGCAGAAAGGAGAAGCGATATAA
- a CDS encoding SMR family transporter produces the protein MGWFFVLFASACEIGGTIGLNMFSKKKQIASGLLFVGGFAASFLFLYASFSSVQVSVAYTVWIGLGTAGSVLFNMILFKEPKNLIRILSLLLIVIGVVGLKLYT, from the coding sequence ATGGGCTGGTTTTTTGTTTTGTTCGCCTCTGCCTGTGAAATCGGCGGAACCATTGGCTTAAATATGTTCAGTAAGAAAAAACAAATCGCATCAGGCTTATTATTTGTCGGTGGCTTTGCCGCTTCCTTTTTATTTTTATATGCTTCATTCTCTTCTGTTCAAGTATCTGTCGCCTATACGGTATGGATTGGTCTAGGGACAGCTGGCTCTGTTTTATTTAATATGATTCTATTTAAAGAGCCGAAAAACTTGATTCGTATCCTGAGCCTGCTGCTCATTGTCATCGGTGTGGTGGGGCTGAAGTTGTATACATGA
- a CDS encoding DUF1835 domain-containing protein, whose product MIHIVFGASPAGSLKQALREMKKDQVEDIITFDDIYSIGPLWHLHEREGQEKRKEWLRHVLSNEFGEFDDMVISQKIMLEQIKNIKNGARILIWTGNNAHEQIGMRYAVYLLKEKNVEVSAINTTIAYDQLFNTNTIRMDLRHTGEIPSEKYKIIYGSKKHFHTFTKEERERLQKEWLSFAKGDHTLRIWRHEQTISVPEDEFDAYLVKMAKRVHQSCQEEDDIKAARLIGEVIGHLDQYIGDDFIEYRLKKLINQGIFDMKGNLFSMRYYSIKLTPYGQRFKKWVCCREFKDKPFVKIEGTYDVEPFQCGYCQCPLEKDDVPLSDALFLDICKWNIQYGCWLDEETEDLLPDGMELEKKFNQEGERIIEKMKHALSPAYQIEYIPSERTKYDI is encoded by the coding sequence ATGATTCATATCGTATTTGGCGCTTCACCTGCTGGTAGTCTAAAACAAGCATTGCGTGAAATGAAGAAAGATCAAGTGGAAGATATCATCACCTTTGATGATATTTATTCCATTGGACCACTTTGGCATTTGCATGAACGTGAAGGGCAAGAGAAGCGTAAAGAGTGGCTACGTCACGTCTTATCCAATGAATTTGGCGAATTTGATGACATGGTCATTAGTCAGAAAATAATGCTTGAACAAATAAAGAATATAAAAAATGGCGCGCGCATTCTGATCTGGACAGGCAACAATGCACATGAACAGATAGGCATGCGATATGCCGTTTATTTATTAAAAGAAAAAAACGTTGAAGTGTCCGCAATCAATACAACCATTGCATATGATCAGTTGTTTAATACAAATACAATTCGCATGGACCTTCGACATACTGGAGAAATCCCATCTGAAAAATATAAAATTATTTATGGAAGTAAAAAGCACTTTCACACCTTTACCAAGGAAGAAAGAGAGAGATTACAAAAAGAATGGCTTTCGTTTGCGAAGGGAGATCATACACTACGGATATGGCGACATGAACAAACGATCAGCGTACCAGAAGATGAATTTGACGCTTATTTGGTCAAAATGGCAAAGCGAGTTCATCAGTCATGTCAAGAAGAGGATGATATAAAGGCAGCTCGTTTGATTGGAGAAGTCATCGGTCATTTAGATCAGTATATCGGAGATGATTTTATTGAGTACCGACTAAAGAAATTAATCAATCAAGGTATTTTTGACATGAAAGGGAATTTATTTTCCATGCGCTACTATTCTATTAAGCTCACACCATACGGCCAGCGCTTCAAAAAGTGGGTGTGCTGTCGTGAGTTTAAAGATAAACCTTTTGTGAAAATAGAAGGAACCTATGATGTTGAACCTTTTCAATGTGGTTATTGTCAATGTCCTTTAGAAAAAGATGATGTACCTTTAAGCGATGCACTCTTTTTAGACATCTGTAAATGGAACATACAGTATGGCTGTTGGCTTGATGAAGAGACAGAGGACTTGCTACCAGATGGTATGGAGCTAGAAAAGAAGTTCAATCAGGAAGGGGAACGAATCATTGAAAAAATGAAGCATGCATTATCACCTGCGTATCAAATTGAGTATATCCCGAGTGAAAGAACGAAATATGATATTTAA
- a CDS encoding T7SS effector LXG polymorphic toxin — MKTLDVQALHIAIDQTLEQLTQQSQSIKSLEIQINQIISLDGALKGEAGEAIRAFYEECHIPFLQFFQVVIEEYTGALKKTKQALHAFESNPNGFISQSFIEHELDQGLKKAERTISDIVSDVNQALGRVSHIVHLPHVDESAFQESYQKAWLETSKTIGLLHAFDRKQTSGLHETESALHTMNQYIDTLSTMFTGPKIEITSYQKGSIFKDGKAEKVSSTISGLNEKIDNPDETPMMIMLRKLREKERANVDTVMKEKPPTKINQNVVIINGKVYDTSEYKHIDFANAKTVEVMRDGMLYRLRISEQNKVTIESVKPISDVKTGDQPQNVLNTAVEFTGINDAIRVITGRDPVTGNKVTDTDRLVSSLYMIPGAQIVKAGKYVFKIMKGEKVAKKVTKTAKETVKPVSNMNEFFDMKFGKSISNSLSKTKVKYDGQSIYKVEKKTANQYLKKGYGVYLDALHKDHLEVIDKTGNVKYVLNLDGTLNTNKTKKALGRFVKEYK, encoded by the coding sequence ATGAAAACTTTAGATGTTCAGGCGTTGCACATTGCCATTGATCAAACGCTGGAACAATTAACACAACAATCACAAAGCATCAAATCCCTTGAAATACAAATCAATCAAATCATCTCACTAGATGGCGCACTAAAGGGCGAGGCTGGAGAAGCCATTCGAGCGTTTTACGAAGAGTGTCATATCCCCTTTTTGCAATTCTTTCAGGTCGTCATTGAAGAATACACCGGTGCGCTAAAAAAGACAAAGCAGGCTCTCCATGCATTTGAATCAAACCCGAATGGCTTTATCTCTCAATCATTCATTGAACACGAGCTTGATCAAGGGTTAAAAAAAGCAGAACGGACCATTTCTGATATCGTATCAGATGTAAATCAAGCCCTCGGCAGGGTCAGCCATATTGTGCATTTGCCACATGTAGATGAATCTGCTTTCCAAGAAAGCTACCAAAAAGCATGGCTTGAGACCTCAAAAACCATTGGACTGCTTCATGCATTTGACAGGAAACAAACGAGTGGTTTACATGAAACAGAAAGCGCCCTTCACACAATGAATCAATACATAGACACCCTAAGCACCATGTTCACTGGTCCGAAAATCGAAATCACCAGCTATCAAAAAGGCTCTATTTTCAAAGATGGAAAAGCAGAAAAAGTGAGCAGTACGATCAGTGGATTGAATGAAAAAATAGACAATCCTGACGAAACCCCAATGATGATTATGCTGAGGAAGCTGAGAGAGAAAGAACGGGCGAATGTGGATACGGTTATGAAGGAAAAGCCACCTACTAAAATCAATCAAAACGTAGTGATCATCAATGGGAAAGTGTATGATACAAGTGAGTACAAACATATCGACTTCGCAAATGCCAAAACAGTTGAAGTCATGCGAGACGGAATGCTGTATCGGTTACGAATATCGGAGCAAAACAAAGTAACGATTGAGAGCGTTAAACCGATTTCTGATGTAAAAACAGGCGATCAACCCCAAAACGTATTAAATACAGCGGTTGAATTCACAGGAATAAACGACGCAATTCGAGTCATTACAGGGAGAGATCCTGTAACAGGTAATAAAGTCACTGACACAGACCGCCTCGTATCAAGCTTGTACATGATACCAGGAGCTCAAATCGTTAAAGCTGGAAAATACGTGTTTAAAATAATGAAAGGGGAGAAAGTAGCTAAGAAAGTTACGAAGACGGCAAAGGAGACTGTTAAACCTGTCTCAAACATGAATGAGTTTTTTGATATGAAATTTGGAAAATCAATAAGTAATTCCTTATCAAAAACAAAAGTAAAGTATGACGGACAATCAATTTATAAGGTAGAAAAGAAAACTGCTAACCAATATCTGAAAAAGGGTTATGGAGTTTATCTTGACGCATTACATAAAGACCATTTAGAAGTAATTGATAAGACAGGGAATGTGAAGTACGTTTTGAATTTAGATGGTACTTTAAACACTAATAAGACTAAAAAGGCACTTGGACGATTTGTTAAGGAATATAAATAA
- the rlmD gene encoding 23S rRNA (uracil(1939)-C(5))-methyltransferase RlmD, translated as MKDKQQVALLQKGQQFPLTIKRLGINGEGVGYFKKQVVFVPGALPGEEVVVEATNVQPKYAEGTVRKVRKRSEHRVKPPCPVYEQCGGCQLQHLAYEQQLKEKRDIVIQSIERHTKLLVEKLDIRPTIGMENPWHYRNKSQFQVGRSHSGDIIAGLYGLNSHKLVPIKECIVQHPETNKTTGVVRKILEKFGVSVYNERTRKGDVRSIVVRVGFKTGEVQVVLVTAKPEFPKKKEIAEAIQKRLPEVTSIMHNINGEKTSVIFGHKTSHLAGNMVIQEFLGDVSFELSARAFFQLNPKQTIKLYDEAKKAAKLTGKEKLVDAYCGVGTIGMWLSDGAKEVRGMDVIKESIDDAKKNAKKHGMKNATYVTGTAEHWLPKWVKQGFRPDVIVVDPPRTGCERTFLDTVKKVKPKRFVYVSCNPSTLAKDLEYMSKDYKIEYIQPVDMFPHTAHVECVVSLALK; from the coding sequence TTGAAAGATAAACAGCAAGTGGCTCTTCTGCAAAAGGGACAACAGTTCCCGCTGACGATTAAACGCCTTGGCATTAATGGCGAAGGAGTCGGTTATTTTAAAAAGCAAGTGGTGTTTGTTCCAGGGGCGCTTCCTGGTGAGGAAGTAGTCGTAGAAGCGACAAATGTACAGCCGAAATATGCAGAAGGTACGGTTAGGAAAGTGCGAAAACGCTCGGAGCATCGAGTGAAGCCGCCATGTCCAGTATACGAGCAGTGCGGAGGATGCCAGCTTCAGCATTTGGCTTACGAGCAACAATTAAAAGAAAAACGTGATATTGTCATTCAATCAATAGAGCGTCATACGAAATTATTGGTAGAAAAACTAGATATCAGACCAACGATCGGCATGGAAAATCCTTGGCACTACCGGAATAAAAGTCAATTTCAAGTAGGACGTTCCCATAGTGGAGATATCATTGCAGGACTCTATGGGCTGAATTCTCACAAGCTTGTTCCGATTAAGGAATGTATCGTTCAGCATCCAGAAACGAACAAAACAACAGGCGTTGTCCGCAAAATTTTAGAGAAATTTGGCGTATCAGTTTACAACGAACGTACAAGGAAAGGAGACGTGCGTTCGATTGTCGTGCGAGTTGGATTTAAAACAGGCGAGGTACAGGTCGTGCTTGTTACAGCTAAACCAGAATTTCCAAAGAAAAAAGAAATCGCCGAAGCCATTCAAAAACGTCTGCCAGAAGTAACGTCCATTATGCACAATATCAATGGTGAAAAAACATCTGTCATCTTTGGTCATAAGACTTCACACTTAGCTGGGAATATGGTCATTCAAGAGTTCCTTGGTGATGTTTCCTTTGAGCTGAGCGCACGTGCCTTCTTCCAATTGAATCCGAAGCAAACCATAAAGCTTTATGATGAAGCCAAGAAAGCGGCCAAACTGACAGGAAAAGAGAAACTCGTCGATGCTTATTGCGGCGTTGGCACGATCGGAATGTGGCTGTCAGATGGCGCAAAAGAAGTAAGAGGAATGGACGTGATCAAAGAATCCATTGACGATGCCAAGAAAAATGCCAAAAAACACGGCATGAAAAACGCTACCTATGTGACAGGAACAGCGGAACACTGGTTGCCAAAATGGGTCAAACAAGGCTTCCGTCCTGACGTGATCGTCGTTGATCCACCAAGAACAGGCTGCGAACGCACCTTCCTAGACACAGTCAAAAAGGTCAAACCGAAACGCTTTGTCTACGTCTCCTGTAACCCATCAACACTAGCAAAAGACCTCGAATACATGTCAAAAGACTACAAGATCGAATATATTCAGCCAGTGGATATGTTTCCGCATACGGCGCATGTGGAGTGCGTGGTGTCTTTAGCCCTTAAATAA
- a CDS encoding DNA-3-methyladenine glycosylase: MWEKKLVLEPPYHFDQVLRRLSNDPLKAVDMKKREIKVPIRLGKNPYIAIVRATGTIETPTFLVKAHGPKDQIICEIKRIFGMNHQLKVIHAHFSQTNLASIFERHMGTPLMLDFHLYHCLMKCIIHQQLNLVFAYELTKRFVHTYGEQIEGVWFDPLPETIASLHTDDLRKLQFSQRKAEYVIDVSKRIVSGSLCLEKLQALPDDEIEERLLPIRGIGPWTVQNVLMNGLGRPNLFPMADIGIQNAIKQHFELSEKPTKEQMMELSKEWAPYLSYASLYLWRSIEKDK; this comes from the coding sequence ATGTGGGAAAAAAAGTTGGTACTTGAGCCGCCATATCACTTCGATCAGGTGTTAAGGCGCTTATCAAATGATCCATTAAAGGCAGTAGATATGAAAAAAAGAGAAATTAAAGTACCGATCAGGTTGGGAAAAAATCCATATATTGCGATCGTTCGAGCAACTGGAACAATCGAGACGCCAACATTCCTTGTGAAGGCACATGGTCCAAAGGATCAAATTATATGTGAGATTAAGCGAATATTTGGGATGAATCATCAATTAAAAGTCATTCATGCCCACTTTTCTCAAACAAACCTTGCATCTATATTTGAACGTCACATGGGTACACCGCTTATGCTTGACTTTCATTTGTATCATTGTTTGATGAAATGCATCATTCATCAGCAGCTTAATCTGGTCTTTGCTTATGAGCTGACAAAGCGGTTTGTTCACACCTATGGAGAGCAAATAGAAGGTGTTTGGTTTGATCCTTTACCAGAAACCATTGCCTCCCTTCACACAGACGACTTACGAAAGCTTCAATTCAGTCAGCGGAAGGCGGAATATGTCATTGACGTATCAAAACGAATCGTCAGCGGCTCCCTTTGTCTAGAGAAATTACAGGCATTGCCGGATGATGAAATTGAAGAGCGGCTTCTTCCAATTAGAGGAATTGGTCCTTGGACTGTTCAAAATGTGCTCATGAATGGACTTGGAAGACCGAATCTCTTTCCAATGGCTGATATCGGTATTCAAAATGCCATCAAACAGCATTTTGAATTGTCCGAGAAGCCGACAAAAGAGCAGATGATGGAATTGAGCAAGGAGTGGGCGCCTTATTTAAGCTACGCTTCCCTTTATTTATGGAGAAGTATCGAGAAAGACAAATAA
- a CDS encoding stress protein — MKKTILSIALATAVSSTLPVFAHAAEPKAAPVSTTVQPTVLNKIAESKAFSPNVNINFDVLGIANAIINAANANTNREGFVKGLMESAFYAAGSRYNVMVFNLSQGYETHFNGVKTFATVRYGGLTYGVWVFESGSFTNKGDGGYINWAFRGWFDRNGGFVNFRRP; from the coding sequence ATGAAAAAAACAATTCTTTCTATTGCACTTGCTACTGCTGTTTCTTCGACACTACCTGTTTTTGCTCATGCTGCTGAGCCAAAAGCCGCTCCAGTTTCAACAACTGTTCAGCCAACTGTCTTAAACAAAATTGCTGAAAGTAAAGCATTTTCTCCTAACGTTAACATTAACTTTGACGTACTTGGTATTGCAAATGCAATCATCAATGCTGCTAATGCAAACACAAACCGTGAAGGCTTTGTAAAAGGTTTAATGGAGTCTGCTTTCTATGCTGCTGGCTCTAGATACAATGTCATGGTATTTAACTTAAGCCAAGGCTATGAGACACATTTTAACGGAGTCAAAACATTCGCTACAGTTAGATACGGAGGTCTCACTTACGGAGTTTGGGTATTTGAAAGTGGATCTTTCACAAACAAAGGTGACGGCGGCTACATCAACTGGGCATTTAGAGGCTGGTTTGACCGTAACGGTGGTTTCGTTAACTTCCGTCGTCCTTAA